In Pseudoalteromonas sp. '520P1 No. 423', the following proteins share a genomic window:
- a CDS encoding alpha/beta fold hydrolase — MNCVKQKSILIPIEENQVLHLRHIYQGGNAGPAVLLLHGAVENGKIFYTEKNKGFAPFLAKHGFNCFVADLRGRGQSKPNISAQSQYGQTEAILEDIPAFINSIKELTGAEPEYWVAHSWGGVLMNSYLVRHPEMIPKVKALAYFGSKRSLYNKHPQKLFKANLLWYFLAPKIVKRKGFLPAKKLKWGSDDETQKSLMHSVAWAKIAPWIDPQDNFDYGLAAEDSILPPILHIAAVKDKALAQTIDIQKFMDESGKGIQKMNLYGKKYGHKHNYDHIDMLTHPNAHDDQFQDVLFWFKIYK, encoded by the coding sequence ATGAATTGTGTTAAACAAAAATCTATTTTAATACCCATTGAAGAAAATCAAGTTCTTCATTTAAGGCATATTTATCAAGGGGGTAATGCAGGGCCTGCCGTATTACTTTTACATGGTGCAGTTGAAAACGGTAAAATTTTTTATACTGAGAAAAATAAAGGATTTGCACCATTTTTAGCTAAACATGGCTTTAACTGCTTTGTTGCAGACTTGAGAGGCAGAGGACAAAGTAAACCAAATATCAGCGCACAATCTCAATATGGTCAAACTGAGGCCATACTTGAAGACATACCGGCTTTTATCAACTCAATTAAAGAACTCACCGGAGCAGAACCGGAATACTGGGTAGCGCATTCATGGGGTGGGGTGTTAATGAATAGCTATTTAGTCAGACATCCTGAAATGATCCCAAAGGTTAAAGCACTAGCATATTTTGGTTCAAAAAGATCTTTATATAACAAACACCCGCAAAAGTTATTTAAAGCAAATTTATTGTGGTATTTTTTAGCTCCCAAAATAGTCAAAAGAAAAGGCTTCTTACCCGCTAAAAAGCTAAAGTGGGGCTCTGATGATGAAACTCAAAAATCTTTAATGCACAGCGTTGCCTGGGCTAAAATAGCACCTTGGATAGACCCCCAAGATAATTTTGATTACGGTCTTGCGGCTGAAGATTCAATTTTACCACCAATACTTCATATTGCAGCTGTTAAAGATAAGGCTTTAGCGCAAACTATAGATATTCAAAAATTTATGGATGAATCAGGGAAAGGTATCCAAAAAATGAATTTGTATGGTAAAAAATATGGTCATAAGCATAACTATGATCATATAGATATGTTAACTCATCCAAATGCACATGATGATCAATTTCAAGATGTTTTATTTTGGTTTAAAATATATAAATAA
- the rlmF gene encoding 23S rRNA (adenine(1618)-N(6))-methyltransferase RlmF: MKQPKLHPRNQHINGYDFDFLIKASPELQPFVITSARNEQTIDFSDSQSVKQLNKALLKGYYQVDFWDIPDTYLCPPVPGRVDYMHYLADLLAKDNENLIPTGKKIKLLDIGTGANVIYPLVGNSSYQWHFTGSDVDPISVKIAKQIAQFNNQKFYIRFQKNQSNIFTNVIQPKDFFDITLCNPPFHSSIEEANKGSERKWKNLNKKSNKSVKDKNNLNFGGQKAELWYPGGELQFIKNMIAESTEFQEQCLWFTCLVSKKENLAAIYKELELHKITEVKTIDMAQGQKISRFIAWSFYNNDQRQEWAKSRWKN, translated from the coding sequence ATGAAACAACCTAAGCTACATCCTAGAAACCAACATATTAATGGATATGATTTTGATTTTTTGATCAAAGCGTCACCAGAATTACAGCCCTTTGTGATCACATCAGCAAGAAATGAACAAACGATTGATTTCAGTGATAGTCAGTCAGTAAAGCAACTCAATAAAGCATTATTAAAAGGGTATTATCAGGTGGATTTTTGGGATATACCTGATACTTATTTATGCCCACCAGTCCCTGGTAGGGTTGATTATATGCATTACTTAGCTGATTTACTTGCTAAAGACAACGAGAATTTAATCCCAACAGGTAAAAAAATAAAATTGTTAGATATTGGCACAGGCGCAAATGTAATATATCCCCTTGTTGGCAATAGTAGTTATCAATGGCATTTTACCGGTAGCGATGTTGATCCTATATCAGTAAAAATTGCAAAACAAATAGCACAATTTAATAATCAAAAATTTTATATTAGATTTCAAAAAAATCAATCAAATATATTTACAAATGTGATTCAACCTAAGGATTTCTTTGACATAACACTTTGCAACCCACCGTTCCATAGTTCCATTGAAGAAGCTAATAAGGGCTCAGAACGTAAATGGAAAAACTTAAATAAGAAATCAAATAAATCTGTAAAAGACAAAAACAACTTAAATTTTGGTGGCCAAAAAGCTGAGTTATGGTATCCAGGCGGTGAGTTACAATTTATTAAAAATATGATTGCTGAGAGCACTGAATTTCAAGAGCAATGCTTATGGTTTACGTGTTTAGTATCAAAGAAAGAAAATCTAGCAGCAATATATAAAGAGTTAGAATTACATAAGATCACAGAAGTTAAAACCATAGATATGGCGCAAGGACAAAAAATAAGTCGATTCATAGCATGGTCATTTTATAATAATGATCAGAGACAAGAATGGGCGAAATCCCGATGGAAAAATTGA
- a CDS encoding class II 3-deoxy-7-phosphoheptulonate synthase, translated as MKSWSPNSWRESPIVQQPQYPDLAELASIESQINSAPPLVFAEETRSLYKQLADVCEGKAFLLQGGDCAESFSEFNAAGIRDTFKTLLQMAVVLTYGGKCPVVKIARMAGQYAKPRSADLETINGVDLPSYRGDIVNGIDFTAEARVPDPKRLLTAYHQSAATLNLLRAFAQGGLADLHQVNRWNMSFVAANPLKEKYQILAAKIQEALEFMEVCGINASNAPSIKETSLYTSHEALLLGYEEALTRRDHLTGDWYDCSAHFVWIGERTRQLDHAHIEFFRGIKNPIGVKVGPGMDPDALIRLIDAVNPDNIPGRLTLITRMGADVLADKLPALVRRVEQEGRKVVWTSDPMHGNTEKASNGYKTRSFNNILREISQFFAVHNAEGSYPGGIHLEMTGQHVTECTGGAYGLSEHDLAQRYKTQCDPRLNADQVLELGFLVADLLKDARSNR; from the coding sequence GTGAAATCTTGGAGTCCTAACAGTTGGAGAGAATCCCCAATTGTGCAACAACCGCAATACCCAGACCTTGCAGAATTAGCGAGTATTGAAAGTCAAATAAATAGTGCACCACCTTTAGTTTTTGCAGAAGAAACTAGAAGCCTCTATAAGCAACTAGCTGATGTATGTGAAGGTAAAGCCTTTTTATTACAAGGCGGCGATTGTGCTGAGTCTTTTTCAGAATTTAATGCTGCAGGGATTCGTGATACTTTTAAAACATTATTACAAATGGCTGTTGTTTTAACATACGGCGGTAAATGTCCTGTAGTAAAAATTGCACGTATGGCTGGCCAATATGCTAAACCACGCTCTGCAGACTTAGAAACAATCAACGGTGTCGATTTACCATCTTATCGTGGTGATATTGTTAACGGTATCGATTTTACAGCAGAAGCACGCGTACCGGATCCTAAACGCCTTTTAACTGCATATCATCAAAGTGCTGCCACACTAAACTTATTACGTGCATTTGCACAAGGTGGATTAGCTGATTTACATCAAGTTAACCGCTGGAACATGAGCTTTGTCGCTGCCAATCCACTTAAAGAAAAATACCAAATTCTTGCTGCGAAGATCCAAGAAGCATTAGAGTTTATGGAAGTATGTGGGATAAATGCAAGCAATGCGCCTAGCATTAAAGAAACCAGTCTATATACTTCGCATGAAGCGCTTTTATTAGGGTACGAAGAAGCATTGACTCGTAGAGATCACTTAACTGGTGATTGGTATGACTGTTCAGCTCACTTTGTATGGATAGGTGAAAGAACAAGACAATTAGATCATGCACATATTGAATTCTTCCGTGGTATCAAAAATCCAATTGGTGTAAAAGTTGGTCCAGGAATGGACCCTGACGCTTTAATTCGTTTAATTGATGCTGTTAATCCTGATAATATTCCAGGACGTTTAACATTGATCACACGTATGGGCGCTGATGTGCTTGCTGATAAACTTCCAGCACTTGTTCGCCGTGTTGAGCAAGAAGGCCGTAAAGTAGTTTGGACTTCTGATCCTATGCATGGCAACACAGAAAAAGCCAGCAACGGATATAAAACACGTAGTTTTAATAATATATTACGTGAAATAAGCCAATTCTTCGCAGTTCATAATGCTGAAGGCTCTTACCCAGGTGGTATTCACTTAGAGATGACAGGTCAACATGTCACTGAATGTACAGGTGGCGCTTATGGTTTATCTGAGCATGACTTAGCACAAAGATATAAAACACAATGTGATCCACGTCTTAATGCAGATCAAGTACTTGAGCTAGGCTTCTTAGTGGCTGATCTTCTTAAAGATGCAAGAAGTAATCGCTAA
- a CDS encoding ABC transporter ATP-binding protein, with protein sequence MITVSNVNYCVSKKFKLSNIKLTISPGVHHLLGPNGAGKTSFLNLLSGLISADSGEIFINDVEATPLNLKHLSKVRAYLLQKQSAHFSLTVRAMLTITLSLTDQDIESLCQNSLIIKGLDLEPLLDRVITGLSGGESQRAHLARVLLHCEVQDNPAACLLLDEPFTGLDVAHKLWLNQFLASLGQKIAIIISHHELNLALNLGQPCIIINNGRIHSVLKDSRDIEITTLLDVFKLPKHSLVETNEGILQIIGI encoded by the coding sequence ATGATTACTGTTTCCAATGTAAATTACTGCGTGAGTAAAAAATTTAAATTATCTAATATTAAATTAACAATCAGCCCAGGTGTACATCATTTATTGGGCCCTAACGGAGCCGGAAAAACCAGTTTCCTAAACTTGTTAAGTGGTCTAATTTCAGCTGACAGTGGTGAAATATTTATAAATGATGTGGAAGCAACCCCATTAAACTTAAAGCATTTAAGTAAAGTTAGAGCTTACTTACTGCAGAAGCAATCAGCGCATTTTTCATTAACTGTTAGAGCCATGCTTACGATTACATTATCGTTAACTGATCAAGATATAGAAAGTTTATGTCAAAACAGCCTAATTATAAAAGGATTAGATTTAGAACCGCTATTAGATCGTGTCATTACCGGATTATCAGGTGGGGAATCGCAAAGAGCCCATTTAGCACGGGTCTTATTACATTGTGAAGTTCAAGATAACCCTGCTGCGTGTCTATTATTAGATGAACCTTTTACCGGCTTAGATGTCGCACATAAATTATGGCTTAATCAGTTTCTAGCAAGTTTAGGACAAAAAATAGCTATCATCATAAGTCACCATGAATTGAACTTAGCCTTAAATTTAGGTCAACCTTGTATAATTATAAATAATGGTCGGATACATAGCGTATTAAAAGATAGTCGCGATATTGAAATAACAACTTTACTTGATGTTTTTAAACTACCAAAGCACTCATTAGTTGAGACAAATGAAGGTATCTTGCAAATAATCGGGATTTAA
- a CDS encoding iron ABC transporter permease, with amino-acid sequence MTVNVQRITFAICSLILASIVALYFGGLASTNISPFDLSQIESVIVYELRLPKILTAVLVGACLALSGHLFQILLSNPLAEPGLLGVSSLSSLFIITGAVLFGYLNIKYDVFFLVSCSSLGALIAVTIILKLAKVLGQYSSAALILSGISLTTLISALTSWLIFYSENEQLRTFNLWMLGSFEHVTYAQIIFISVIAIACSVVAVYKSSDLNLLYLGDQNASLYGVKVNKLRKYMLVVASALAACAVALGGVIAFIGLLVPHATRMKFGHDNKLVLPMLIINGGTCMIIIEWISRTTMSLQLPLGLVTATIGGPFFLLILFKHFKNQGL; translated from the coding sequence ATGACTGTTAATGTTCAACGTATAACATTCGCTATCTGCTCACTAATACTAGCTTCTATAGTTGCTTTGTATTTTGGTGGTCTTGCATCAACAAACATAAGTCCTTTTGATTTATCTCAAATTGAAAGCGTTATTGTCTATGAATTACGATTACCTAAGATTTTAACTGCTGTTTTAGTTGGCGCATGTTTAGCGCTAAGCGGGCATTTATTCCAAATACTATTATCTAACCCGCTAGCTGAGCCAGGGTTGTTAGGAGTCTCGAGTTTATCATCTCTATTTATTATTACTGGAGCTGTCCTGTTTGGATACTTAAACATAAAGTATGATGTGTTCTTTTTGGTTTCATGCTCTAGTTTAGGTGCATTAATTGCTGTTACTATCATTTTAAAGTTAGCAAAAGTGCTTGGCCAATACTCTAGTGCAGCACTTATTTTAAGTGGAATTAGTCTTACAACGCTCATATCGGCACTTACAAGTTGGTTAATCTTTTATTCCGAAAATGAACAACTACGCACATTTAATCTTTGGATGCTAGGCAGTTTTGAACATGTAACCTATGCACAAATCATATTTATCAGTGTGATAGCGATTGCATGTAGTGTAGTAGCCGTATATAAAAGTAGTGATTTAAACTTATTATATTTAGGAGATCAAAACGCAAGTTTATATGGTGTCAAAGTCAATAAGCTTAGAAAATATATGTTGGTTGTAGCAAGTGCTTTGGCTGCATGCGCAGTTGCCCTTGGTGGTGTAATTGCTTTTATTGGTTTATTAGTACCTCACGCAACAAGGATGAAGTTTGGACACGATAATAAACTAGTATTACCTATGTTAATTATCAATGGTGGGACTTGCATGATTATCATCGAATGGATTTCTAGAACTACCATGTCTTTACAGCTACCCTTAGGCTTGGTTACAGCAACAATTGGCGGACCATTTTTCTTATTAATTCTGTTTAAGCATTTTAAAAACCAAGGTTTGTAA
- a CDS encoding DNA replication terminus site-binding protein, producing the protein MNIKFEIRSQFDNIENLIDQLIIELKQQELIYCSYYQLPEVSPDTESQFNEEISVTALNSEQAFKKCCDSFKDLYKRTELSGRVLKRHPGIIAIKSEQPDLIIQRIKQINQAKHKLKNIIINCGNNDARFEIVHSAVPNLITLCAYRNIHYETQSPYSIRFTWMNKHSIKLLSKSEALTLLDNSEIFGSTNKISSQSWHSIIQKEKLNVLSLKDDEKLRIRRPTRVSPQVNIRYDAKNRYHVSAALPFIIINPDSEVKFGVLKDYIKKDNHPRKKQNHYLIERLYLEKSS; encoded by the coding sequence ATGAATATTAAGTTTGAAATACGAAGTCAGTTCGATAATATCGAAAATCTGATTGATCAATTAATAATAGAGCTAAAACAACAAGAATTAATATATTGTAGCTATTATCAATTACCTGAAGTATCTCCAGATACCGAATCCCAATTCAATGAAGAAATTTCAGTAACAGCTTTAAATTCTGAACAGGCATTTAAAAAGTGTTGCGATTCATTTAAAGATTTATATAAACGCACAGAGCTTAGTGGTCGAGTCTTAAAAAGACATCCAGGAATAATTGCGATAAAATCTGAACAACCCGATTTAATTATTCAAAGAATTAAACAAATTAATCAAGCTAAACATAAACTTAAAAATATAATTATTAATTGTGGTAACAATGATGCTCGATTTGAAATAGTACATAGTGCGGTACCAAATTTAATAACGCTGTGTGCTTACAGAAATATTCATTATGAAACGCAATCTCCCTACTCGATTAGGTTTACATGGATGAACAAACATTCTATAAAACTTTTATCAAAATCAGAGGCCTTAACTTTATTAGATAATTCTGAAATATTTGGTAGCACAAACAAGATTTCTAGCCAAAGCTGGCATTCAATTATTCAAAAAGAAAAATTGAATGTATTAAGTTTAAAAGATGATGAGAAATTAAGAATAAGAAGACCAACACGTGTCAGTCCTCAAGTTAATATCAGGTATGATGCTAAAAATAGATATCACGTAAGTGCAGCTCTGCCTTTTATTATTATAAATCCAGATAGCGAAGTTAAATTCGGAGTCTTAAAAGATTATATAAAAAAAGATAATCACCCAAGAAAAAAACAAAACCATTACCTGATTGAGAGATTGTACTTAGAAAAAAGCTCATAA